A window of Aerococcus urinae contains these coding sequences:
- a CDS encoding FxLYD domain-containing protein has product MKPFKKIIALACLCATIFFLSACSSQNKTDDLFFSDLFTTWQKKQEAASQVDKNSDNAGSQALINSFNTEWEEMKKYQDQSFKDKDLGNKVKDYLNELKACVDALNQEPATIDSQTAFNDHYRKRIDILKDLSQDSRFIIQAEALEEIDADKNSKALEDAKENLDFRKAAYSQLEEDLNNLQFTVDQAASTDQSIVMTGTLTNHAKADLVNLGITFKFVDADQKELASDTWKTDRLKQGESQTVTIRNTAPQAAHIQIELNDGLSIEK; this is encoded by the coding sequence ATGAAGCCATTCAAGAAAATTATTGCCTTGGCCTGCCTCTGTGCGACCATATTCTTTCTAAGTGCTTGTTCTTCGCAAAACAAAACCGATGACCTATTTTTTAGTGATCTCTTTACCACCTGGCAAAAGAAACAGGAAGCAGCTAGCCAAGTCGATAAAAATAGTGACAATGCAGGTAGTCAAGCCCTCATCAATTCCTTCAATACTGAGTGGGAGGAAATGAAAAAGTATCAAGACCAAAGCTTTAAAGATAAAGATTTAGGAAATAAAGTGAAGGACTACTTAAATGAATTAAAAGCTTGTGTAGATGCTCTAAACCAAGAGCCGGCTACCATCGATAGTCAGACTGCTTTTAATGATCATTACCGGAAGCGAATTGATATCCTGAAAGACTTATCCCAAGATTCACGCTTTATCATTCAAGCAGAAGCTTTGGAAGAAATTGACGCAGATAAAAATTCCAAAGCCCTTGAAGATGCTAAAGAAAATCTTGACTTCCGTAAAGCAGCCTATTCTCAACTTGAAGAGGATTTAAATAATTTACAGTTCACTGTTGACCAAGCGGCAAGTACTGACCAAAGCATTGTAATGACGGGGACATTAACTAACCATGCCAAAGCTGACTTAGTGAATTTGGGGATAACCTTTAAATTTGTCGATGCTGACCAAAAAGAGTTAGCTTCTGATACTTGGAAGACTGACCGACTCAAACAAGGTGAAAGTCAAACTGTAACCATTAGGAATACCGCTCCTCAAGCAGCTCACATTCAAATCGAATTGAATGACGGCCTGTCTATTGAAAAATAA
- a CDS encoding NAD-dependent protein deacylase — MNKIETLKNMIYESDRIVFFGGAGVSTASGIPDFRSADGLFMQDSGYQVSAEEIISHSFFEKYPQIFFDYYFDHLVYPDAKPNACHRYLADLEAKGKEVAIVTQNIDGLHQEAGSQKVYELHGNVWDNYCLKCKRHYRTEDLEKDEQGIPRCSFDQDIVRPNVVLYEEALDQKEILGAVRAIEQADLMIVAGTSLRVYPAAGLIDYFNGSYLAVINKTKIQVDRKDTLVFEDSLTKVFKALDI; from the coding sequence ATGAATAAGATCGAAACTTTAAAAAATATGATTTATGAAAGTGATCGGATCGTCTTCTTTGGAGGAGCAGGAGTATCCACAGCAAGTGGCATTCCTGATTTTCGTTCTGCGGATGGTTTATTTATGCAAGATTCTGGATATCAGGTCAGTGCAGAAGAAATTATTTCACACTCTTTCTTTGAGAAATATCCCCAAATATTTTTTGACTATTACTTTGATCATTTAGTCTATCCAGACGCTAAACCCAATGCCTGTCACCGTTATTTAGCTGATTTAGAAGCTAAAGGAAAAGAAGTTGCCATTGTCACTCAAAATATCGATGGCCTTCACCAAGAAGCGGGCAGTCAAAAGGTCTATGAATTGCATGGCAATGTCTGGGATAATTACTGTCTAAAATGTAAACGACACTATCGGACAGAAGACTTAGAAAAAGATGAGCAAGGGATCCCACGATGCAGCTTTGACCAGGATATCGTACGTCCTAATGTCGTTCTTTACGAAGAGGCACTCGATCAAAAAGAGATATTAGGGGCAGTTAGAGCCATTGAGCAAGCGGACTTGATGATCGTTGCTGGAACTTCTTTAAGAGTCTATCCTGCCGCTGGGTTAATTGATTATTTTAATGGCTCTTATTTAGCAGTCATTAATAAAACAAAGATTCAAGTGGATAGAAAAGATACGTTGGTCTTTGAGGATTCCTTAACCAAAGTATTTAAGGCCTTAGATATTTAA
- a CDS encoding segregation and condensation protein A, whose product MNKTKQENTETSNDELHIDLAAFEGPLDLLLHLIKQMEVDIFDIPIVDITNQYLETIHRHQKRDLELASDYLIMAASLIEIKTKLLLPKKAMEKEEEDDPRADLVQQLLTYKQYKAVSAILEEKQADRSLSYSKEASDLSDLQAVVPLPENEVSSEDLLSAFKKMFLRLRQEQPLERTVKGETFTIDEAITSIEEALDQESDHLSFFSLLSSNQPNREKVVTYFLALLQLVKQGKLLIQQDQIAADISIQKKDDGD is encoded by the coding sequence ATGAATAAAACTAAGCAAGAAAACACTGAAACTTCTAATGATGAATTACACATCGATCTAGCGGCTTTTGAGGGGCCGCTAGATTTGCTTTTGCACTTAATTAAGCAGATGGAAGTTGATATTTTTGATATTCCCATTGTTGATATCACCAACCAATACCTAGAAACGATTCACCGCCACCAAAAAAGGGACTTGGAACTAGCCAGTGACTACTTGATTATGGCGGCCAGTTTAATTGAAATTAAGACTAAATTACTCCTGCCCAAAAAAGCCATGGAAAAAGAGGAGGAAGACGATCCACGAGCCGATTTAGTCCAACAATTACTAACCTATAAGCAATATAAGGCTGTCTCAGCGATCTTAGAAGAAAAACAAGCTGACCGGTCTTTGAGTTACTCTAAAGAGGCCAGTGACCTCTCGGATTTACAAGCCGTTGTGCCTTTGCCTGAAAACGAAGTAAGCAGTGAAGACCTCTTATCGGCCTTTAAAAAAATGTTTTTACGCTTGAGGCAGGAACAACCCCTTGAAAGAACTGTAAAAGGGGAAACTTTTACTATTGATGAGGCGATTACGAGTATCGAAGAAGCCTTGGACCAAGAGTCAGACCACTTGTCCTTTTTTTCTTTGCTGAGTTCGAATCAGCCTAACAGAGAGAAAGTGGTGACTTATTTTCTGGCTCTGTTACAATTAGTTAAACAAGGAAAATTACTTATCCAGCAAGATCAAATTGCTGCAGATATAAGCATACAAAAGAAGGATGATGGGGATTGA
- the scpB gene encoding SMC-Scp complex subunit ScpB, translated as MTIEGACESLLFVAGEEGLSLEELANLLDLSKEKVQYSLWNLDKKLKTDSQRGLELVCLGGRYQLLTQKIYADLIQKYAVSPFALKLSQQALETLAVIAYQGPITRLEIDEIRGVQSQAMIKRLLLHDLIEEAGRKEGPGRPILYQVTNYFYQYFGLNSIADLPDISSLLPEDEEDKGLFDEEGDK; from the coding sequence TTGACCATTGAGGGTGCTTGCGAAAGTTTATTATTCGTTGCTGGTGAGGAAGGCCTTAGCCTAGAGGAACTAGCTAATCTTTTAGATCTTTCTAAAGAAAAGGTCCAGTATAGTTTATGGAACTTAGACAAAAAATTAAAAACTGATAGTCAGCGGGGGCTAGAATTAGTATGTCTAGGGGGGCGCTATCAATTACTGACTCAAAAAATCTATGCTGACTTAATCCAAAAATATGCAGTCAGTCCTTTTGCTTTGAAGCTGTCTCAACAAGCCTTGGAAACCTTGGCAGTGATTGCCTACCAAGGCCCAATTACCCGATTAGAAATTGATGAAATCAGGGGAGTTCAATCGCAAGCCATGATTAAACGCCTCTTATTGCATGACTTGATTGAAGAAGCGGGGCGAAAAGAGGGACCTGGACGTCCGATTCTTTACCAAGTAACTAATTATTTTTATCAATATTTTGGATTGAATTCAATAGCTGACCTCCCTGATATATCATCGCTTTTACCTGAAGATGAGGAAGATAAGGGCTTATTTGATGAAGAAGGAGATAAATAA
- a CDS encoding pseudouridine synthase — translation MERLQKVIAHAGVASRRDAEKLILAGRVQVNGQVVTELGTKVTKKDLVEVDQVPIYKEEPVYYLFNKPDGVISSVADDKGRKVVVDYFKEIPQRIYPIGRLDYHTTGVLLLTNDGEFANLLMHPRYEIDKVYVAKVKGYPSPDALKRLEEGLVIDGQKTAKARARIRKNKAAKENATVELTIHEGRNRQVRKMLEAVGHPVKRLNRERYGFLTTEGLGVGEYRPLLKAEVERLKQYALQK, via the coding sequence ATGGAAAGATTACAAAAGGTCATTGCCCATGCTGGTGTGGCTTCTAGACGTGATGCTGAAAAATTAATCCTTGCAGGTCGGGTGCAGGTCAACGGCCAGGTGGTTACTGAACTCGGCACTAAGGTCACAAAGAAGGACCTGGTTGAAGTTGACCAAGTACCTATATATAAAGAAGAACCCGTTTACTACTTATTCAATAAGCCGGATGGGGTCATTTCTTCTGTTGCTGATGACAAAGGGAGAAAAGTAGTGGTTGATTATTTTAAAGAGATCCCTCAACGTATTTATCCTATCGGGCGCTTAGATTATCATACGACTGGGGTCTTACTTTTAACCAATGATGGGGAATTTGCCAATTTATTAATGCATCCTCGTTACGAAATTGATAAGGTTTACGTGGCTAAGGTAAAGGGCTATCCTAGCCCCGATGCCCTTAAGCGCTTAGAAGAAGGTCTAGTGATAGACGGGCAGAAAACCGCTAAGGCTAGGGCACGCATTCGGAAAAATAAGGCTGCTAAGGAAAATGCAACCGTTGAGTTGACAATTCATGAAGGACGTAATCGTCAAGTTCGTAAGATGCTTGAAGCAGTTGGCCATCCCGTAAAACGTTTGAACCGCGAACGCTATGGCTTTTTAACGACTGAAGGTCTAGGAGTGGGTGAATACCGGCCATTATTAAAAGCTGAAGTTGAGCGCTTAAAACAATATGCCTTACAAAAATAA
- a CDS encoding ECF transporter S component has product MKTSTRQLIVTAVMGAIAFILMMFSFPILPAIPFLKVDFSDVPILFTTFLFGPWSGAGAAFVRNFLHYMQTGGNAGYPIGDMASFIATLSYCLPIYYILRNYDLRLSKQVETAKYYVKVCFAFAIGSVLMTIVLSLANYYVITPFYMAVMNFEIPNMQEYILYGIVPFNLLKGLIISIANFIVLSAALPVAKRRLV; this is encoded by the coding sequence ATGAAAACAAGTACACGTCAGTTAATTGTTACCGCAGTTATGGGGGCTATTGCCTTTATCCTTATGATGTTTTCTTTTCCGATATTGCCTGCTATACCTTTCTTAAAGGTCGATTTTTCTGATGTTCCGATCCTATTCACCACCTTTTTGTTTGGACCATGGAGTGGTGCAGGGGCTGCTTTTGTACGGAACTTTTTACACTATATGCAAACAGGTGGCAATGCGGGTTACCCAATCGGAGATATGGCTTCTTTCATAGCTACTCTTTCTTATTGCTTGCCAATTTACTATATTTTGCGTAATTATGATCTTCGTTTGAGCAAACAAGTTGAAACGGCTAAGTACTATGTCAAAGTCTGCTTTGCTTTTGCAATCGGGAGCGTATTAATGACGATTGTCCTTTCCTTGGCTAACTACTATGTCATTACTCCCTTCTATATGGCTGTGATGAATTTTGAAATTCCTAACATGCAAGAATATATTCTTTATGGCATAGTACCCTTTAATTTACTCAAGGGCCTGATTATTTCGATAGCTAACTTTATTGTTCTATCAGCTGCCTTACCTGTGGCTAAGCGGCGTTTAGTTTAG
- a CDS encoding helix-turn-helix domain-containing protein: MAKLLSKLDQRRLNIIKYLISSDQEMAAIKELKNHFNCSSQTIISDLKQLILIFPDKLQFEMKYKYIKLVGSTPTQVNAFYPYFFSNSIYFILIRTIFSQKIYYISYMCEKLFVSRSTLYRIIDSINQFFTSYYPSLSLTMNPFTIEGPEREVRKFYYDFFEFGYQLTQWPFNEVSHQDINKISLYLRHSMPSLGLYSSHPMFPIILAINLIRYKHKDLVQDSYLPRDLSSLQESLTATKAQFTIFDIEYRLKVSINSEAVRQLLVGLAPHTTYLSIQALQEEIHSSHDHSQAVSNFFEDLDQLTTSQRLNPLDQDKKDLLLLLLYNCCQDKLDLKENENYSKMQLTALEIDNLKEKWGLILPGFNARLQPILESFQSHFSKELIAKRTAIMFSYVYSFYPLTINHFYKDYKRLHIAVYTSRSYSTDEICGKLHLFFGSLIEVTPITDTYFMEELDHSRIDILLTTYPLFNLKGITIHTIKDDLTTEDLGWIYQMINQLKFSQGQKEEWHLHKK; the protein is encoded by the coding sequence ATGGCCAAGCTACTGAGTAAATTAGACCAGCGGCGCTTAAATATTATCAAATACCTCATTAGCAGTGACCAAGAAATGGCGGCCATCAAAGAATTAAAGAACCATTTTAATTGTTCATCACAGACAATAATTTCTGACTTAAAGCAGCTCATTCTAATTTTTCCTGACAAACTACAGTTTGAAATGAAATATAAATACATCAAATTAGTAGGTTCTACTCCGACTCAGGTCAATGCGTTTTATCCTTACTTTTTTAGCAATAGTATTTATTTCATCTTAATACGGACGATTTTCAGTCAAAAAATTTACTATATTTCTTATATGTGCGAAAAGTTATTCGTTAGTCGTTCGACTCTTTATCGCATCATTGATTCCATTAACCAATTTTTTACCAGTTATTATCCAAGTCTCAGTCTCACCATGAACCCCTTTACTATTGAGGGACCCGAACGCGAGGTAAGGAAATTTTATTACGATTTTTTTGAATTTGGTTACCAGTTAACCCAATGGCCTTTTAATGAGGTGAGTCATCAGGACATTAACAAAATCTCCCTCTACTTAAGGCACTCCATGCCTAGCCTAGGACTTTATAGTAGTCACCCCATGTTCCCCATTATTCTTGCCATCAATTTAATTCGTTATAAGCATAAAGACCTGGTCCAAGACAGTTACTTACCAAGGGACCTATCGAGCTTACAAGAATCCTTAACCGCCACAAAAGCCCAATTTACTATCTTTGATATCGAGTATCGACTAAAGGTATCCATCAATTCTGAAGCCGTCCGTCAACTCTTAGTCGGTCTAGCACCACACACCACCTACTTATCTATCCAAGCCTTACAGGAAGAAATCCATTCTTCACATGATCATTCTCAAGCCGTTTCTAACTTCTTTGAAGATTTGGATCAACTAACAACCAGCCAGCGATTAAATCCTTTAGACCAAGATAAGAAGGATTTGTTGCTTTTATTACTCTATAATTGTTGTCAGGATAAGCTTGATTTAAAAGAAAATGAAAATTACTCTAAGATGCAGTTGACTGCTTTAGAAATCGATAATCTAAAAGAAAAATGGGGACTCATCCTTCCCGGCTTTAACGCCCGTCTACAGCCAATTCTAGAAAGTTTTCAATCCCATTTCAGTAAAGAGCTCATTGCCAAACGCACAGCCATAATGTTTTCTTATGTCTATTCTTTTTATCCCTTAACTATCAATCATTTTTATAAGGACTATAAACGCCTACATATTGCGGTTTATACCAGTCGTTCTTACTCTACTGATGAAATTTGTGGTAAGCTCCATCTGTTTTTTGGCTCATTAATTGAGGTCACCCCCATCACAGATACTTACTTTATGGAAGAACTAGACCATTCAAGAATTGATATTTTATTAACCACCTACCCCTTGTTCAATCTTAAAGGCATAACCATCCATACAATCAAAGATGATCTAACGACTGAAGATTTAGGTTGGATTTACCAAATGATTAACCAACTCAAATTTTCTCAAGGCCAAAAAGAAGAATGGCATCTCCACAAAAAATAA
- the tnpC gene encoding IS66 family transposase → MTLNREQQLLEEIKVLKKMINHQKRVIDSQQSSIDNKQNELNHQNKLLKNKEVTIAHQDELIRYLKKKLYGRSKENLVNNNQLSLFEIDACDLTSEEEDEAIETINYRRKKRPKGRKQVVLEHFSDYDLHYTLEGEDRNCSNCQQEMAEIGQKKIRQQLRYVPAEIRCENVIQHSYKCTNCSELAGKEMVISADVPKPVFNGSYATASLVSHSLQQKYELKIPAYRQEGEWEKMGLPLSRQTLINWHEKAAEYYFEPLYRLLSGKLIKQPVIHMDETSYKVIEHEKEKTYYWLACSSRETQQQIYLYHHSPGRSFNDLSEGMADYEGVIHCDMWHVYPKINGATIAGCWAHLRRKFYEALPPKKYQGQFLSSWAVKQCDQFFTLEKKWQDLSIYKRLDKRQTTLKVKIDHFFERLRQESPTAGGKLGTAIAYALKYEAYFKTFLENGAVEMSNNRAERGIKALVIGRKNWLFSTSFKGAQYSGIILSIIETAKANGLDPEKYLTFLLSAMPNEKTLSEKVLEDYLPWHPAIQAICRKKSKRELLK, encoded by the coding sequence ATGACTTTAAATCGAGAACAGCAATTACTTGAAGAAATTAAAGTATTGAAGAAAATGATCAATCATCAAAAACGTGTTATCGACAGTCAGCAGTCATCCATCGACAATAAGCAGAATGAATTAAATCATCAAAATAAACTATTGAAAAATAAAGAAGTAACGATTGCTCATCAAGATGAATTGATTCGTTATTTGAAGAAGAAACTCTATGGTCGTTCAAAAGAAAACTTAGTAAATAACAATCAGCTAAGCCTTTTTGAGATTGATGCTTGTGATTTGACCAGTGAAGAAGAGGATGAAGCAATCGAAACGATTAACTATCGTCGCAAAAAGCGACCAAAAGGTCGTAAACAAGTAGTGCTTGAACACTTTTCTGATTATGATCTTCATTACACATTAGAAGGTGAAGATCGCAATTGCTCTAATTGTCAACAAGAAATGGCAGAAATTGGCCAAAAGAAAATTCGCCAACAGTTACGCTACGTTCCTGCGGAAATTCGTTGTGAGAATGTTATTCAGCATAGCTATAAATGTACGAATTGTTCAGAATTAGCGGGTAAAGAGATGGTGATCAGTGCGGATGTCCCAAAACCTGTCTTTAATGGGAGCTATGCGACCGCAAGTCTTGTTTCCCACTCACTTCAACAAAAATATGAACTGAAAATTCCTGCTTACCGTCAGGAAGGTGAATGGGAAAAGATGGGCCTACCGCTTTCTCGTCAAACGCTCATTAATTGGCATGAAAAAGCTGCAGAATATTACTTTGAGCCGCTTTATCGACTGCTTTCTGGAAAGCTAATCAAACAGCCAGTCATCCATATGGATGAAACGAGTTATAAGGTCATTGAGCATGAGAAAGAAAAGACCTACTACTGGTTAGCGTGTTCTTCTCGAGAAACTCAGCAACAAATTTATCTCTATCACCATTCCCCTGGACGAAGCTTTAATGACCTTTCCGAAGGAATGGCTGACTATGAGGGTGTGATTCATTGCGATATGTGGCATGTCTATCCCAAAATAAATGGAGCGACTATCGCTGGTTGTTGGGCGCATCTAAGACGAAAGTTTTATGAGGCCTTACCACCTAAAAAATATCAAGGTCAATTTCTCAGCTCATGGGCAGTGAAACAATGTGACCAATTTTTCACATTAGAAAAGAAATGGCAAGATTTATCGATATATAAACGTCTAGATAAACGCCAGACAACTTTAAAAGTAAAAATTGACCACTTTTTTGAACGCCTTCGTCAGGAATCACCTACTGCTGGAGGAAAATTAGGAACAGCCATCGCCTATGCCCTAAAATATGAAGCTTATTTCAAAACATTTTTGGAAAATGGTGCGGTTGAAATGAGCAATAACCGGGCAGAGCGTGGCATAAAAGCACTCGTTATAGGGAGGAAAAATTGGTTGTTTTCTACCTCTTTTAAAGGTGCTCAGTATTCTGGAATCATTCTATCGATCATTGAAACAGCTAAGGCCAATGGCCTTGATCCTGAAAAATATCTCACTTTCCTATTAAGTGCCATGCCGAATGAAAAGACACTCAGTGAAAAAGTGCTTGAGGATTATCTTCCCTGGCATCCCGCTATCCAAGCGATCTGTCGAAAAAAATCAAAAAGAGAATTACTTAAATAA
- the tnpB gene encoding IS66 family insertion sequence element accessory protein TnpB (TnpB, as the term is used for proteins encoded by IS66 family insertion elements, is considered an accessory protein, since TnpC, encoded by a neighboring gene, is a DDE family transposase.): MIINMDDLHHIYIAYGKTDLRKGIDSLTTIVQEDFKMDPFSQSLFLFCGNRNDRFKALYWDGSGFWLFYKRFEDGKMQWPKSHRELKQISKQQWQWLLEGFSIESSVRKTQKKKFY; this comes from the coding sequence ATGATTATTAATATGGATGACCTTCACCATATTTACATTGCCTACGGCAAAACCGATTTGAGGAAAGGAATTGATTCGCTAACAACTATTGTTCAGGAAGATTTTAAAATGGATCCGTTCAGTCAGTCATTATTTTTATTTTGTGGAAACCGCAATGATCGTTTTAAAGCACTCTATTGGGATGGCAGTGGCTTTTGGTTATTCTACAAACGATTTGAAGATGGTAAGATGCAATGGCCTAAAAGCCATAGAGAATTAAAACAGATTTCAAAGCAACAGTGGCAATGGCTACTTGAAGGTTTTTCTATCGAAAGTTCTGTGCGAAAAACACAAAAGAAAAAATTTTATTGA
- a CDS encoding helix-turn-helix domain-containing protein, with the protein MLELLAEVKKYTADLNQNTLYQILIGKRTPSSLFYAYSHQLLFVFNLCPQLSKLSWKKLGQVDHEPETDMQTLLAGLKYRQGLFPKANHQVIQTSLLLFFQALANASHGEKSYQPLTQSAQIQYQVKCFFAWTQKKYRKKELATILGQELAAILAAWPPEQADMLLARMGYVDLPALTYEELASHYHFTLDQCHLYYSSLIDRLMVTVLSADTYPLLKSFFESFIAIYPPWSDSANVSYYYIKQGYSLEKIAKKRHLKVSTIADHYVDIMLSRPEVLAQEASHLLGADLKKIDWSLLYNNFESFQKAFPKAPYWLYRYYQVMQVKETRKEQVRC; encoded by the coding sequence ATGTTAGAACTCTTAGCTGAAGTCAAAAAATACACAGCAGATTTGAATCAAAATACACTTTATCAGATTCTGATTGGTAAACGCACACCCTCAAGCTTGTTCTACGCCTATAGTCATCAGCTCTTATTTGTATTTAACCTATGCCCCCAATTATCCAAGTTAAGCTGGAAAAAGTTAGGCCAGGTTGACCATGAGCCAGAGACTGATATGCAAACTTTACTGGCTGGTCTAAAATACCGGCAGGGGCTATTTCCAAAAGCTAACCACCAGGTTATACAGACTAGTCTACTCTTATTCTTTCAAGCTCTAGCTAATGCTAGCCATGGTGAAAAAAGCTACCAACCCCTTACACAAAGTGCTCAAATTCAATACCAGGTCAAGTGCTTCTTTGCTTGGACGCAAAAAAAGTATCGTAAAAAGGAGTTAGCGACTATACTAGGGCAGGAATTAGCAGCCATTTTAGCTGCTTGGCCACCGGAGCAAGCCGATATGTTATTGGCACGGATGGGTTATGTTGACCTGCCAGCGCTGACTTATGAAGAATTAGCCAGTCATTATCATTTTACTTTAGACCAATGCCATTTGTACTATAGTAGTTTAATTGACCGCCTCATGGTCACAGTGCTATCAGCGGATACTTACCCTCTCCTAAAGAGCTTTTTTGAAAGCTTTATTGCTATTTATCCCCCTTGGTCTGATTCTGCTAATGTGAGCTATTACTATATTAAACAGGGCTATTCATTAGAAAAAATTGCTAAGAAGCGCCATTTAAAGGTCTCTACCATCGCTGATCATTATGTGGACATTATGCTTTCTCGCCCAGAAGTTTTAGCCCAGGAAGCCAGTCACTTGCTTGGCGCAGATTTAAAGAAGATTGATTGGTCGCTTCTTTATAATAATTTTGAAAGTTTTCAGAAAGCTTTTCCTAAAGCGCCTTATTGGCTTTACCGTTATTATCAAGTGATGCAAGTGAAAGAAACCAGAAAGGAGCAAGTAAGATGTTAG
- a CDS encoding RecQ family ATP-dependent DNA helicase has product MLEDLLATHFGYQSFRPGQKEILLHLQKRENVIGILPTAGGKSLIYQIYQYLNPGPILLISPLLALMEDQVSQLQALGFKASVAITSQLSKQEKNWLLNHLHDFQFIIMSPEMLSQPAVLRRLKQIAIKLMVIDEAHCISQWGYDFRLEYSALKQFRQALNHPLTLALSGSASQNTVTEIAQHLFDERESYQQVQCSLDRPNLFYGQLKLNEKDKFHHLNSLLETLPKPGIIYVHNKMELEELYQDLKASGQLKLASYHADKTSEERLQVQEQFQKGYLDAILATSAFGMGINQANVRFVIHYHAPQSLADYLQESGRCGRDGQEALVLLYSNPQEISRLNYFKEQIDAQASPFYHGLNQAYQRADFLQSQTFLAFEEQIQNLITYFYYNYSPKDKEQIQRDFQSYQRIKKNEIEQMVQYLNLNSCYRRYLLSHFSKERISTNGFCCSHCQADFEDTATFKEYLTLAPKRLVNPKEKVLKDWRARLNVLFPS; this is encoded by the coding sequence ATGTTAGAAGATCTCTTAGCGACTCACTTTGGTTACCAGTCTTTTCGCCCCGGGCAAAAGGAAATTTTACTTCATTTACAAAAGCGAGAAAATGTGATAGGTATTTTACCCACTGCTGGCGGCAAGTCATTGATTTATCAGATCTACCAGTATTTAAATCCCGGACCTATTTTGCTTATCTCCCCTTTGCTGGCATTGATGGAAGACCAGGTCAGTCAGCTGCAGGCACTTGGTTTTAAAGCAAGTGTGGCAATAACTAGTCAATTAAGTAAACAAGAAAAAAACTGGTTACTTAATCATCTCCATGACTTTCAATTTATTATTATGTCACCGGAAATGCTTTCCCAACCCGCTGTCTTACGGCGCTTAAAGCAAATTGCTATCAAACTGATGGTCATTGATGAAGCGCACTGTATTTCTCAATGGGGCTATGATTTTCGGCTGGAGTACAGTGCCCTCAAACAATTTCGCCAAGCCCTAAATCATCCTTTGACCTTAGCCCTGAGCGGTAGCGCTAGTCAAAATACAGTAACAGAGATTGCCCAGCATTTGTTTGATGAGCGTGAAAGCTATCAGCAAGTCCAATGCTCCTTAGACCGGCCCAATTTGTTCTATGGTCAATTGAAGCTTAATGAAAAGGACAAGTTTCACCATCTTAATTCCTTGCTTGAGACCTTACCGAAGCCGGGAATCATTTATGTCCACAATAAAATGGAGTTGGAAGAACTTTACCAAGATTTAAAAGCGAGCGGCCAGCTAAAGCTCGCCAGCTACCATGCTGACAAGACTAGTGAGGAGCGCTTGCAAGTCCAAGAGCAATTTCAAAAGGGATATCTTGACGCGATTTTAGCCACATCTGCTTTTGGCATGGGGATTAACCAGGCCAATGTACGTTTTGTTATTCACTATCATGCTCCGCAATCATTAGCTGACTATCTGCAAGAGAGTGGCCGATGTGGTCGTGACGGCCAAGAAGCTTTGGTATTACTTTATTCTAATCCCCAAGAAATTAGCCGTTTAAATTATTTTAAAGAGCAAATTGACGCTCAAGCTTCGCCTTTTTATCATGGTTTAAATCAGGCTTATCAGCGGGCTGATTTTTTGCAAAGTCAGACTTTCTTAGCATTTGAGGAGCAAATCCAAAATTTAATCACCTATTTTTACTATAATTATTCGCCCAAGGATAAGGAGCAGATTCAGCGTGACTTTCAAAGCTATCAAAGGATAAAGAAAAATGAAATCGAACAAATGGTTCAATACCTCAACCTAAATAGCTGTTACCGCCGTTACTTACTAAGCCATTTTTCCAAGGAAAGGATAAGTACTAATGGCTTTTGTTGCTCGCATTGTCAGGCTGACTTTGAAGATACGGCAACTTTTAAGGAATATCTGACCTTGGCCCCTAAGCGCTTAGTGAATCCCAAAGAAAAAGTGTTGAAGGATTGGCGGGCACGACTTAATGTCTTATTTCCTAGTTAA